The Cicer arietinum cultivar CDC Frontier isolate Library 1 chromosome 1, Cicar.CDCFrontier_v2.0, whole genome shotgun sequence genome contains the following window.
TTCCAACATGTTGATATTGATATTGACATGGATATTTACTTTGAAATAGAAGCATAAAATGATCTTCTGAAATGTGGTTGTGTTGTACTGGTTAAGCttcaattattttgttttcttatgtgaTGTATATGAAGCACGGAAACCTTTTGAGATAAGGTGTGTCTTGGGGTTCGACATCAATAGGACACTTGTATGATACATGTGTTTGGCaacaattattcaattttttttctttgctttgACACACCTTAGACACATATATGGGATTATAAAAATTTGTCGAAGCAATGATGATCAATGCTTCATGGCCAAAAACTATTACATTGAGCCGTGACATTTGTTGTTAGCTATAAGCTTATAGCATCATGTCATCAAATTCTGACCAGCTTCTTCCTGGCCAGTTATTGGGAACTGCTGCTCCTGTTCGTATTCCTCTGCCATCTGATCTTGCAGAAGAACCGATATTTGTGAATTCCAAGCAGTACCATGCTATTATGAGGCGAAGACAATGTCGAGCAAAACTTGAAGCACATAACAAACTCATCAAAGATCGTAAAGTAAGCTCGCATTTCTGTTTCGTCTCTTCTCTTCTATTAAAGTAACCCCACTAAGAATATTGTTGTTCTGCAGCCATATCTTCATGAGTCCCGCCATGTACATGCATTAAAGAGAGCTAGAGGTGCCGGTGGCCGTTTTCTCAACGCTAAAAAGCTCCAAGAATCAAAGCTAGATTCACCAAACCATGGCCAAAAAAGTGTTTCCAACTATacttgtttgaatttgaatggaAATATGGTAGAATCTAAAATGCATGATGAGGTTGAAAACTACAGAGATGGTGCTtcatatgcatccaataggaatGAAATGTTGGAGCAGCAAGAGGAGTTAGAGTTCAGGCTATGCAGTTACCCTTCTTCTCAGAGTGGAAGGAACATGCAAGATTATACAGCTGACAAGGGTGTTGGTGCGAATGAACGCCGACACCGACTATCGGTCCTCATGTGAAAGACTAGACTTGTAGAACACATTACATCATTGTGGTTGGTTATTCTTCATGTTATGAAGACCACTGCTTGATTGTGTTCTCTCCACTATTGGGAAGTCATCCTTGGCTCATATTTACTTATGTCTAActgttttgattattattttaattttccatcactatatatatttttttttggtgaaaATGTTGGGTGAGGGTGCACCGTGGTTACTGTTACCCGGCCAGTGTGTGGCCGTAGCCTGTATGAGTCATGGACCACAGGCGGCTGACGGCGCACTCCTTTCCATCACATTTTACTGCTTATTGTATTGTGTAGCCTAAAATTTTTTAGGCAAAAAGCAAGCATTGACTTGTGTAAAAAACAATGCTTTTCTATGTTGATGTATGCAAATGTGACTTTAATGTTGGAACTTTTGGTCTAATAAGTTTGTTTGCATCTCAAATTTTTAAAGAGTTCTTCAATGCACAGGGCTTGGGCTAATAAGTTTGTTTGCATCTCAAATTTTTAACGTtaaattgcacttttggtctaATAAGTTTTCAGTTATGCATTACTTTTGTTGTCCCTatgtttttaattgtttaaatcAAGTTACCGTACGTTTTCAATCAATTAAATTTGGCCTCAAAGTTAATTAGTGTTTTAGTTATTATTAGAAAAGATAATTCCTTAGGCAATTTATACGCcaaaaatttgttttacatCGACATGTTGCGACTGcctttaaattacaattacaaagTGGATTTCCTTAGCAATATCGCCATTTATCCTTCGATATCGgtataaattgatatattttctattaaagAACTGTtgcatttaattatttcatacaaattaaaaaaaatacgatCAATAATAAAGactaattatgaaaaataagaaagaaGAATAACATCTAACAACAAGTAAGatgtttaaatatgtatttagtgtacgtaaatatattattttttaattttagttcttataaattttttttatttagatttagtttttataaaattatacaatcgattttagtctttaatatcattaaaagattaaaaagtttttcaaaaatttctaaattattttttaatttataaaataacattaattattaaataattaatataaaaatattttaatttttaatatattataaaaataatgtgttAGTGTGTATTTATAAATCTACGTGTCACGTAGtttatcaacttttttttatgaattaaatttaattctttATGATTTGATGAgaattaaatacataaaaaagtgatatatttataagaataaaaaatatatttaaatataaataaaatgaatataataatttcaaaattattaaatttatatattttaatttttaaaaatatgctAAAATCATTTTACTCGTAAATTCTTTTATTCTCTTTTCTTATTTTCTATGATTGAATCTCATCAATAAAGATaagatatttattaataataaatatatattatttatcataaatataaagtagaaaatgatctaaaagtgatattaaatatacaattaaaaaaacaattaaaaccATATCGATTGTTATTAGTGTATCGAgtaagttttattaaaaaaaactgcTGACGCACGCAAGAAATACATCCTTGCTTGCATTGGGTCCCACCCGATTGCATCATtgcacaatattttaatttatttaaaaaaaaagaattacagAAAAAGTAGATTAGAGAATGTCCGTGCATCCACGTCACATTACAGTGGAGGCGAGCACAGAGAATCCTCATCCGTGCAAATAAAATCCACACGCACTAACTTGAAGAGAAGAAGAACGAAGAAGAAACTGCGTCGTGTGTttgttctctctctctctgagtGAGTCTCAGTTTTTGTGAAATAATAAAACCGTCTTTCTTTTTCCGTTTGTAGTGTGTAATATTTCCTAAACGACGTCGTTTTCACTATTCTATTAGTTAACTTTGACGAAACCCATAACCATAACCCATTGAATTGAAATTGAATTGAATCGTTTAAGAAAGAGTAATAATGGAAGCACGAGGTCGTTCCGTTGAAGAAATTTTTGAGGATTTCAAAAGCCGAAGAGCTGGCATCATCAAAGCCCTTACCCTAGGTAATTATAATTTCCaattttcatttgcatttgcaTTTGCATTTCTATTTGTATTTGCATGCACGCAAGGTATTTTTTGTGTTGAAAAATTAAGAAACCTAAATTACAGATCATTATGGCAACGGATTTTTCAATTGTTGATCTACAACACTAATTTGTTCCTGTGCCgtcaatttgattttaaatttaatttctttattttttatattatttttttggtttgttCGTGCTGTTGTGGCAGATGTTGAAGATTTCTACAGACAATGTGATCCTGGTTAGTTTAACTTTAACTTCAATGCCTTTGCTTCCtttgaaattttgatgaatATCATTATGTTGACGTTTGAAGATGTAATAtattatcttataaatattaaattgctTTCCTTTGTGGCTGGCTATTTTATTCCATATATGAATTTTGGTATCTGTTATTGTATTCAATTTCAGAGAAGGAGAATTTGTGTTTATATGGGTTACTTAATGAGAAGTGGGAAGTGAATTTACCTGTTGAAGAAGTTCCACCAGAGCTTCCTGAGCCTGTGCTAGGTATCAACTTTGCTAGGGATGGCATGCAAGAAAAAGATTGGTTATCTTTAGTTGCTGTTCATAGTGATACATGGTTACTTTCCCTTGCATTCTATTTTGGAGCCAGATTTGGGTTTGATAAAGCTGACAGGTATATATATTACTCTCAGCATAACTATTTTATGTCTCAAGTCAACTTGTGTTAAATTAAGGCAGTAGTTTGGATCATACTTTTCATATCATTACATTGATTTAGtcattgtatatttttttggtCTTAACCCTCTGGTTTCTAAGGGAAAGTGGCTGTGGTAACCCGGATTTTGGTTGGGAGGTAGGTAAAGTCTGACAAAGGATTCTAGTCAGGGTTCGAACTCGGGTACTCCTATTCAATTTGTTCTTAATTGAAGCACATTAACCACTTGATTCCATTTGTCGAACCACTTGGTTATTGGTTTAGTCATTGTTGAGTTGGGACTTTTCTTTACACCCTTGTTGAAAAGGAGTTTTCTTGTTTAGTATAGCCAGTTGTCTCCACTTAATAACTATTTTCAAACATCAGCCttgatttgtaattttattttcttattataaatcaTTGTTGAGTCAGTATCCCACCATGGAGACAAATATGTTGAAgcatagaaaaaatattttacgttTCTTCCTGAAAAAGAGGCAATTTGTTGATACAAAGCTCCAGTCATGGCAAGATTCAGGGAGGGGTCAAACCCACTGTGGGTCTAATTATAGGCAGCCTTACCTTGCATCGGCAAGAGGATGATTCCACGACTCGAGCCTGTGACCTCTTAGTCACATCACACTTGAAGCAACTCTATAGCAGTTTCTTATCTGCTGAGTTCTGGCTCATCTTAAGATAGTGCAAGAAGGAAAAATTGGACTTATATGTTGATTATCATGTGAATAGAAGATCCCCATCAAGTGGTCTTTTCATTAGCAGCAACAATCCATGCTCTTTGGCTCATCATGTAATTGTCTGTGTATTTGTTTTGGATACTTGGTAATGTTGTATGCATTTTATTATGCATCTATCTAGTCATAATTTGGCATTTGTGATGTAGGAAACGTCTATTCAATATGATTAATGAACTACCAACAGTATTTGAAGTTGTTACTGGTGCAAATACAACAAAGAAACAAGTGAAAGAGAAGTCTTCAGTTTCAAACAACAGTGGCAGCAAATCTAAGTCCAGTTCTAAAGcggtaaataatattttattcttgACAAATAAATACATCTGTtcataaatatttgttgaaCTGAATTGCAGTTTAAAACTCAGGATGTTTTTCAAGTGTAGACTGTTTATAGGTAGAAACCCTCTTTAAAATTAAGGCCGTAAGGTAAAGAATTGAAGAGCCTGTTGCATATGCATAAATCTATATAACCATCTCCGTGAGGTTACAACTAGAAATAAGATGTTCGAAGGTATCATCACAAGTTAAGTTTTAACATTCTGTTAAATCTATATTAAATtactgatatatatatataccttggGAGTTTAGAATCGTATCACTATATCTCAAAGGTATAAT
Protein-coding sequences here:
- the LOC101492587 gene encoding nuclear transcription factor Y subunit A-3-like; its protein translation is MKCLCEKDSGLCSAHSTSHHVFGCPSWGTSSESEVQQTSMSKTLSLKVDAIPQKCLKSKALSFQFQEHDSSSTQSSGQSYPEVGSPQSGQIPFQHSSSTSSTFKITEGNDMGCLIETSIGSPNLTIHPPPMDHSQSLAHFAFHFADPCYSGLLAASYGPQYKLLGTAAPVRIPLPSDLAEEPIFVNSKQYHAIMRRRQCRAKLEAHNKLIKDRKPYLHESRHVHALKRARGAGGRFLNAKKLQESKLDSPNHGQKSVSNYTCLNLNGNMVESKMHDEVENYRDGASYASNRNEMLEQQEELEFRLCSYPSSQSGRNMQDYTADKGVGANERRHRLSVLM
- the LOC101492914 gene encoding PHD finger protein ALFIN-LIKE 4-like, which translates into the protein MEARGRSVEEIFEDFKSRRAGIIKALTLDVEDFYRQCDPEKENLCLYGLLNEKWEVNLPVEEVPPELPEPVLGINFARDGMQEKDWLSLVAVHSDTWLLSLAFYFGARFGFDKADRKRLFNMINELPTVFEVVTGANTTKKQVKEKSSVSNNSGSKSKSSSKARAPETQSRQPKALQSKDEDEELEEQEDDEHGDALCGACGDNYGADEFWICCDICEKWFHGKCVKITPARAEHIKQYKCPSCSNKRAR